Genomic window (Nilaparvata lugens isolate BPH chromosome 7, ASM1435652v1, whole genome shotgun sequence):
aacaaataaaaactaacacacagacattcattttcatacatatagattaataatttattaattagctTGATTGCagaattttacattaaattttatttgaattaaaaGATTATTTGATGAAGTCAAAGTTCAATCATAATGAAAACaacttccttcaaaaaataatttataataatacatttccagggaaaaaattaagaacaaagaaaaatttaaatttcaggATTCAAACAGAGAATCTTTTGCTTCAAAGCTGAGTGCTTTACCACTATGTCACGACTACTGAGATTAATGTCTTGTAACGATGTTATAACTCTCATTGCATTATCCTTACTCTTATTTTGCTTCAGTATCTTTTCAGTgataagaatgaaaataaatagattGCATTTCATTTaaagaattattaaatttgtttctGTCTGATAATTCATAACGATATTCATCAATTTCGCATCTATTTGTGAAGTGATACaaataaattgcaaaaaattcTGGCAATATTCAAATACGGTATGCTATTAGATTTTAGGTTGGGttttctgtattgaatttgtcACCAAAATAGAtggaaaatgtttatttatagcactttgttcaaaataattcgacacatattattttaaatgtttgttCAAAAAGCTGTATAATATAGCTCTTCAATTGGGTTCAACAAATTTTCGTTCCTGATAATCAGATTTCAGTACATACGGTACCCAACCTCATCATATGTGAAATAAATCTCTTATGTTAAAGAAAAAGTTGTTAATATTTTACGGATTTAGGAATTTGTCAGTGGAACAATATTGTATGTTGGCTAATTggatatattattgtattgattttatttaaaatcAAAACTCTTACATACTTTTATAACATAACTTAACTTACTACTCGTACTGGCGCCGGTAGTGTTGTATGGTAAGTTAAGCAGGGAACCCACTCTGCCGTCACCGTCAGGCACCGACCGTCACCGTTGCGTACCGGCAACATTGCTTCGGATTGTTTTAAACGAACGGCAACCCACTATACCCGTCCGTCACCGGCCACAACCATGTCCGTCAGTCACCGTCAGCCACCATTGCTGTTTGGGGCATTCTTGCCGGATAGCCGGTCcgtttttttatcattcttccaGTCGACATTCAACTATCAGTGAAGTCACATCGCCAGTGTTTTGTTGTAGTGCGCCTTTGATGAGTACGGACGAAATCTTGATAGAGGCTATTAGGGAGTATCCCTTCCTGTATAATACTAGTGATAATAGTTATCACGACAAACGTAAATGAAATCGCtaaaaaatcaaatgaaaaagtaacatgacatttataaatttacttACTTCAGTGTCAAGGCCAGCCGCTCCTCAGGACCAATGACCTCACGGAAGTTACTGTGTTTCACTGGGAATTTCAGTAACTCGAGCAATTCGTAGAACTTCTTTGGAGTCATGcggaaatataaaaataacttaGCATCGTCTTTTTTCAAGTCGTCAAACAAATGATGAAATTCACCATATTCGTTTCTTCTACTGAAGATTTCGTGCACCCAGTACCTATGCTTCCTCCGTTTCTGTATCTTTTCTTCTTCAGCACATGCTGCGGCTATTACTAGCAATCCCTCGTCTGATGAAAAGTTGCAATCCATCGCAACTGATGCATTTCTTCTGGTTAGCTCCGGTTTCTGACGGAGCTAACCAGACGGGTAAGTGGGTTATCGCCggaaaaatttcatatttttttttacatATATTAAATTGACATAGATATACATAGATGGAAGGGTCATTATATTCAAATCTATGAAGCTGTTCCTACATGTTTCCTGACTCTTCAAACCAGCAATACAACGAATAGCTCTTTTTTGCCATACAAATGCTTTTTTCACCTCACTACTATTACCCCAAAGTCTAAGACCATAGTTTAGTTGCGAGTGGAACAAACCATAATAAGTAAGAATCAAAGTATCACAACTAACGCAGGATTTTAGTTTTCTTAAGAGAAAAATGACTCTTGATAGCTTTTTGCATAAGTGCTCAATGTGACTACACCAGCTTAATTTACTATCCAATACAATGCCTAATAGTTTGACAGGTTTCATACATGTTTGGTGGATATCGTTTAAGTTATTTCTAagtgtgaaaattatattttctgtcTTTCCCTCATTGAGAACCATGCAATTCGCACTATACCACTCTTTACAACTTGCAATTGATGCATCTAAACTGTCCACCACATTGTCTACACTCTTGTTGGCACTAAGAATggtggtgtcatcagcatatagCACAGAAAAACAAGGTACATTATCATTAAAATCATTAACAAAGACCAAAAACAGAAAAGGTCCAAGGACTGAACCTTGCGGCACTCCAGCCAATACTTTCTTTGCTTCAGATCTTTCATCATTAAGTTTAACAATTTGATATCTATTGCTAAGGTAGTCTTCGATCAATTTAAGCTCTTTGTTTCTGACCCCATAGTATTCAAGCTTTCTACAGAGAATATTATGTGGTATAATGTCGAAAGCCTTACTCAAGTCTAGCATTTTTCCCCCTACAACCATTCTCTTTTCAAACTCATCCAGGATGAAGTTGACTAGTTTTTCAACGGCCATTGCAGTTGAACAGTCAGGTCTGAAACCAAATTGGTTTACATTCAGCAATTTGTTGATTGAGAAGTATTCGTacatttgatagaaaataatagaaattcgTTTCTTCTTCTGAAGATTTCGTGCACCCAGTACCTATGCTTCCTCCGTTTCTGTATCTTTTCTTCTTCAGCACATGCTGCGGCTATTACTAGCAATCCCTCGTCTGATGAAAAGTTGCAATCCATCGCAACTGATGCATTTCTTCTGGTTAGCTCCGGTTTCTGACGGAGCTAACCAGACGGGTAAGTGGGTTATCGCCGGAAAAATTACGGTGAAGGCGGTGACTGACGGTACCGGTCGGTGCTGGACGGTGCCTGACGGTGACGGCATAGTGGGTTCCCTGCTTTGGGTAGATGATTTTCTGTGTTTAATATCGTATTACTGAAACagctttttgaaaatttgaaagattgagaATCAATAGGTTGTTACTTAAAACTTAACAactcacaataatataatattatcacaatcGCTGTACCGGTAATAAACTGCCAGCATTTGTATCAAAACTCCTGTATCAAAACATGAGCTTCCTGTACAGTATTGAAACACATCATATTGCTATACATTGTTACCAGCGTATCAATTTCTCTATGAGCTCCTTTATACAAACGAATTCTACAACAATAGGTAtgccataattattatgatgttcCATAAATGAAACTTTGACATTATTTCTGagaaatctagaaggaaaattgaaatttgggcttcgaggtgcaacgaaattgatatttttagaatctatgtgcaaaatttggagatctgaatcattcccgttttttcgGTATGCtgtccacaagttgacatgttttgatgcgaacaaacacattCTGTACCCATTGCTTTCGATGCGATACCTAATAATTTCAGGTGTACGAGAGGTGCGCTCTGGCGTGATACTGTCGGCCGAGTAGGCCCTTGATCCTGGGGCTTCAGGATGGGTGACGGTTGGGTTTCAGAAAATACTATACAGGAAAATACTACACAGGATATGGATATCAAATCCCTTCAACAAATTATTGTAGGATAtcttatatttcaaaataagacTCTCCTAACTCATTCATAAACTTCTGTTTATTTTCGTTTTACAACTTGAgcccatttcaatgaataaatgtttattttggtgagtttgttattttaattaataacattttaaatacAGGTTAAAATCATGTGTGAGATGATAACTCTCAAATGAAATATTTCCTACAATTCGGCCATTCTGATAAGTTGGCTTGCTCACAAGCCACACATTCACCTTCACTAGTACAGTCTGTGGCAAAATGGAGTCAAATGTAGGGACTCGGCAACCCTGTGACCtcaccatagtgaggtccacgttatgtaataatggcagtgtttgattagcaatggtattggtatccttgtctaccattcaacaaagcggatagcgctatctctttctcgctttgctctgttgccagatcgtcttataACAAAgtagaattcataattttaattaacaacatatgctattttaattatgaaaatttattatgaaattattgaaaaaaattaattaatttcatgcttaataaaatataatattgataattttaaacaagaatgaaccgttaatattagatcaataaacctctatcagctaccgtctatagaaggcttAAGATCGGAGACGTtgttctttctccactgccattagccgcctataacgtggacctcactatagagaccGAATGACAAACATGTAGAAATGAAAACGGTCTACAACATTTCAACTCGGCAGTTCCACAGAGAATGAAAGATAATACTTTGTGGCAGTTCCTCTACAACAATAAATGCGCCAGCCCAATGTGATGCAAAACGTAAAACGTGTTGCTTCGGATTCAGATTTCGCAATTGATTactcatctttttcttcttaaatTCTAACtttcttatgaataaaaatggaagtTTCAGATTTGGATCTAGCATCCCCAAAAAgtcagatttctgaaaataccaaAAAAATAAGAGGGATTTGGTTATTActtatatacatttttatttaggTGCTATAACTAGGTCACTATAACTTAATTAGGGTCTATGATGTCAGTCATATATGACATCTTTCTTGCAGTTTGCGCTAAAACGAAAACAATTGGCGAAAAGTTGTAAAAATCGCTCAGCTCGACGTGctgttattgaccgagcgaagtgaggtctaagattcaagtcgacggtttggcatttctcttaatgtttaaatgtttatgttgcgcatttacggcgaaacgcggtaatagattttcatgaaatttgacaggtaggcctatgtacctttttaaattgctcgtcgacgtatatacaaggttttttgaaattttgcatttcaaggataatataaaaggaaaaaggagcctccttcatacgtcaatattagagtgaaaatcagactataggctacaattattcatcataaatcagctgtcgagttgactataaattgcatgccatgacgcatgcgattcaaaatctcaatgtaacttggtaaaaaaattagcagctgtgtacactataaatagcatgcctcattgaatgcaatttatatgcactattaaataggatgcaaagaacttataacaactcgtctgggcgcctagatgtcttctggttttcttgcgctaaattccggaaagcgtaatatgataattaaatcttgtgtaagcatgatctgatcaaataaatagttagtgtatcagtgtggatgtgcttatggtttgggacgtcgttataactgcacgaggtctactgttcacagaactactagtgatattGTCAGAATAGAAACTAGGCATGAACAAAGTTCGatactcgctcatgaactgttttACGGTATTGTAATCTTTAAAACACGCAACTTTTCAATACAATTCTTTGAATACGATTCTAGATATATTCGCTGATAATTTGCGCAATTTTAGTGAACAATGTTATCAAGCTCTTAAATTATAAATGTTTAATCAATTTTCAgaccataaaaatttaaaattcaaattcttcttctaTAATAGGCTTGCTAcctattctcttttttcaatttgcctttttttttctttagtcTTTTTTCTATTGTGTCTTGTGTTATTTCCTATTTATAAACTTTCttccaaactatttttattgctatttttagttttttttctttcttactaatttagtttcagtttgtgtaaacaattgattttcaatgaggcttgttttggcataaagctgtaagcctctatatgttgttgtaatttttctattcatgtaaataaataaacttttgataaattatacagagttggtgaaaattatggaaaccgCTAAATATTTCAATCCATCCAgtatatatttttagaaatcGTGATTagtgagtgaatcagtcagtgagataagcattttataagatttattttttatcccCTATAAGAGAATATGAGTTGCATAAGAGATGGAAACCGGGAAAGTTAGACATCACGCAAAATAAAATCGACCATGAAAAACTCTGATCAGATGAGTAGCGTTATACCTTTTAAACATCACTGTACcggtattattttttcatattatatttaatttcatcaGCTGCAATTCTTGAGTTTGTAATGACAGTTGTTTGGATAAGAAATTCTAACTTCACTTGAGTttgacatttttttgtaaatgattATTCTCgtatattaattaaaacaagaacaatgagaaactattcaaaatttccCAGCCAAGACATACAAGATGAACTGGAAACAATAGCCAAATCACTCTTGACACCAGGAAAAGGAATACTAGCTTCAGATGAATCAGTTGCTTCAATAGGTAAGCATTTTGCAAAAATAAATGTGGAGAATAATGAGGAAAACAGGCTCCGTTATCGCCATTTATTATATTCTGCTGATCCAAGTATATCAGAATATATATCGGGTGTAATTTTGTTCCATGATACAGTCTATCAGAAATCAGAATGCGTCCCCCTCATCCAGTTATTGAAGGATCGTAATATAATACCAGGGATAAAGGTTGACAAGGGACTGGTTCCGTTATTTGGTACCGATGGCGAGTTTTCAACGCAAGGACTTGATAAGTTGGCAGAACGCTGTGAAGAGTACAAGCAGTATGGCTTACATTTTGCTAAATGGCGATGTGCGTTGAAAATTGGAGCGACAACACCGTCGCAGCAAGCAATAGCTGATGTGGCAAATATTCTGGCCAGATACGCAGTGGTTTGTCAGGCGAGTAGGCTGGTTCCCATAGTAGAGCCTGAGGTACTGGCCGATGGCAAGCACGACCTTTGCAGAGCTCAGAAAGTGTTGGAGGTTGTGAACGCTGCTGTCTTTGAAGCCCTCAACCGACATGGAGTGTTTTTGGAGGGATGTCTGTTAAAAACAAACATGGCCACTCCTGGAAGGGATTTTCCGCGGAAAGCGACACCAGAACAAGTTGCCTGTGCTACAGTTACCGCTCTCCTGCGCACCGTACCGCCAGCGTTGGCAGGGATAGTCTTTCTTTCCGGAGGCCAAAGCGAGGAAGAAGCCACGGTTAACCTTAATGCCATCAATAAAGTACAAGGACGTACACCTTGGACAATGACATTCAGTTATGGCCGTGCTCTACAGGCTTCTGTTCTTGATGCTTGGAAAGGGAACGATAATAATATTGCGTGTGCTCAACAAATTCTTTTGAAGAGAGCGATGGCCAATGGCTTAGCTTCAGTTGGGCAGTATCAATCTGATTCAACAATAATCGATGGACAAATGTCAGGCAAAGCTCTTTTTGTAGAGGACCACAATTATTAAACAACATTTAACTTGAAGTTTTctttactcactttttcaaaatgataaaaaatctactattaaataggcctataggcCCATTACAAGCCCATAAAATAGACCTATTACACAAGTAAGGTGTCATTTGTAAGTGCAATAACTGAAATGTGCGAGTATTTCAACTTTCggttatttgtatttattaaataaaatcatcaaaatcatTCCAAATATTGTCAACTGAACATATTGCAATTCTAATCTCCTTTCCTTTTACATTTGAAACCTAATTAAACAGAATCTTCTAGATTATGTTGACCTAAATCTCTCAGCCTTTACCTGTTAAGCTGTGTACAGACATTTGCGCcacaaacacgcgcatttcatcagctgtttatatctgtatttgtaaaGAAACGGTAATACGCAAATATAATAAGCTTAGCAACAGCTGATAAAaaacgaaatgcgcatgttcgtgGCGCAAAGTCTGAACGCagtgattcaatgatttttatttgagcCAGAGTACATCTTTAGACCTCTAGATAaactaaaaccatagagaaacaatagcgtaacttatgctattgtttctctatgctaaaacTCCAAACAGTTGTTTCTGCAGCTTTTAGCATAAATATTGCTATGTTGAGATTTTCTTAAGGCTGTAGGCTTACTATTACACAATTCCTAGCATTCCTAACAGTATAAAAGTTTACGTTAGCTGAAACACACCTTTCCAAACTGACACTCAAATGAAATGAGACAAAAATAATGTACAACAATACATTGCtcttattgaaatttatattatctCAATAAAAAATGCACATTAAAAGAAAATCAATTTGAGTACAAAACACAGCAGTCTCGATtgcataaaataataaaatgtaataagttagcacaaaaataaatattatcaattcagTTATAAGAATCAATACAAAACTAAAACTTCCGAGGTATCGGTTATAATAcactcaataaataattatataaacgtTCCAAAAACTATGTAAATTATGATCTATAGAGAAACATTAGGTTGGCCTACGTTAcacaaatatttacaatataaatagaCTATTTTTTTCACTCTTGTCATGCAATaaatataacaatgaataataattaacaataacaAAACTTACTCTAACTGCAAATCTATTGTTCTATATATCACACACGTGTAAGTAAATACTATTAAATCATTATTCAGTATTAAAAACTCCAAAGGTGACTTGATTATACCGATGATTATGTTGTTTGTGATAATTGAATAGATATGTTTATAAGTTTGTAAGAATTAGTGCGCTGAAGTGAGAATTTATGATATGCAAACAGTGAAAGTAGTTATAAAGTGCGTTTAGAGACTGATAATTTGAGACCATATAAATCTCAAACAgaacaataaaacataattcatttttacaaaACAATTCTGCCACAAAACAATACAGCTTTGGTATAAAAAGAGAGCTTATATGAGGGGTTAAAACACGTGAATCTACTACTCTTCAAAGATATTCTTGGCGGTAGCATCCCTACACAAAATAATTTCCAGGTAATCAAGGTCATAAAAACTGCCAATTTTTGGAAATGTAAAATGTCTAATAAAGTTACAAAAAAGTGGAATCTTTTTTTAGAAGAGCATAATTTgtacttatatttttataaacatTTAGGCCTCTATACACGATACTCTTAGGAGAGAGTGCAGTTATGTAGATCAATGCAGATGGATTGTATTGGGTTATCCGATAGTGAGGTCAAATCCAAAATCATCTTCAAAtttacattttatgaatttgatgCATTTAAACGGCTCCATCTAAAACTGTTTAGAACTCTCTTGAACACATcttaaagtttcaatttcacaTAGACTTTTAACTTATAAAACTCGATACGAGAAATatttatacaacaataaatacatatcTTATAATTACAAACTAATATGAAGAGTGAGAGAATCTCTATAAAATTTGagacttgaatttttttcataaaattgtgACAGTGAAAATGTATGGATCGTTCGAAAATTCAGTACAAATATTCTGTTGCATTACTGTAATTCACATTATTGTATAAGTTATTCTGGAAAAGATAGTAGTTTCCAAGTAAAACAAAACTACCAgtataatagtaatagtaatagtgATATAACATAGCTATATCAGAAACTGTTCTATgaactgataattaaaaaacaaatatcGGAAAGTATCTAAAAGGCTATCAAAATAAATAGCTACACTGAGTTAGAAGTCTTCCTTGAAATGGCACTTTATACAAGTTTGAATAATCGAAATTCAATATTCTATTAAGGAACAAAATAATTGACAATGGTTGAAAGTTCTTCTAAGCAACCTACTGAACTAGAACACATTCAACTTGATTTCTTCACTCTAAACTTTAAAACTTAAGCTCGATAACCTAttcttaattaatttaaaaaaggcgctcaattttaattatttgcAGTAGAACTTATTCTGCCAATAAGTTGAAAAGTATAATCAACTagaacatttttaattgaatgcTTTGAGTTGAATCTGAACTATGAGTACTAAGTACCAGCACTTGCTTTATCATGTCAGTGAATTACACTTGATAAGTGCTGGAGTAGCCTACAACCTACGCCAATCGTTCTCTACCATTCAATCATTGATTCGATCGAAAAAGACAAAGCCCATAATATACAAAGCCCATAATTAACAGTTTCATATGGTTGATCATCAATTAGAAATACAGTAGTTCGAGATGGACTGAAACCTTTATGATCATGTTAAGCACAAAAACAAGTTAAACAGGCAAGGGAACAGATGCATTAATTATCTTCTCACTAGTCATATAATGGATTATTACCATTATTGTTAAAGCCAATCCGAAATCCGAAAACACATATCTAACTGACACACATTGAATAATTGGAGGACAATAATGTCCAGGTGAGTTGGAACCATTAACTAATAATACAGATTGGCATTGGTATTTGATACCAAAGTTAGAAAAAACTAGATATTTCAAGAGTTCTCAAAAAAACTAAATAATCGAGATACATAATACTTGTAGAAAAAGAAGCCTTGCTTCATAACCTTTCTGCCAGGTATTTTTAAATCAAACTCCATCAATTTCGAGTAATTTTATTACTCTTTGGAAAACCTGTGATGAATCTGAtgtatatatttaatatatattctatataatacCTCAGAGGCATTGcacttgataataataaatataatatatttcaacatttttatattcatgaagCCAGTAAATTGGAATATTGCAGTTAATTTAGAAATGAGCTCAGTAAAAACTTGACTTGATTGtataaagtagattttcaagttgattttaCAATGAATAACGAATAGTTAAAACAAACGTTTGAAGAGAATAGAGAGAAGTACTAACTCTCTAACAGGGGATACTTGTATACAATTGTTACATTTCAATTTGCATAAAAGATGTGACGACAGTCCTCTAGACTAACGGGCGGTTGCACAAGCgaagataaaaattatttatctccGATCACTCGCATATTAAGCCTTGAGTGACGTTTTTAGGCCGGTAGAAGATGAAATGCCTAGTCCATAATTACGTTGGCCCTGTCGCTGGCCCAGTCTGGTAACCCAACGTAGGCCTGTGAAGGACAGTGCTGGCAAACCACCGatccacacactggcgctggtcgTCATTGGTCTttattgggccaacatgtggatgtAGCATTAAAAATGCTAAACTCTACTGGAACACAAGAGTTTGACGCAAATGTacttatagaaaaatattaaaatggtCCACTTCTTCCAAGATATGGGTAGTTTTCTGTTACGTACTGAAAAAGAGATGATTGATGATATTTGAGGTGACGTTTTCACTTGGAACTAGACCCAAACGCCGTGAGGATTCTTACTGGTTGGAACAGCATTCTCGAGCTGACGAGGAGATCCGATCATACGCCTTGTGCTACCTGGCTTATGTGGTCCTgcaaaaatacattttacttTCAAAAAAAGTCTCAAAACGATTGGTCAGGATTTTTCAATAGTAACATTTGATAAGATAGACAAATTTTGGGAAACTCAGAAATCAGAAAggcctgcgcgaccactcaatttattgaaaattttgttgttaATTTTGTCAAAATGCTTCCTCTCAAAAAAAACCAAGGTGTtccagataaaatttaaaatgaaaagtcccaaaatttgaagatttctaggagtgaagccgccctctggcgtgtcagatTCTCTAGCGCGGAATATCAGATACGAATTCAGCGcatcataatataaataaaaatatatgaatatacatAAAGGGCTTCCTTTAATGTacacagggcttcctttaaaaataatacttccctacccatggctttgagcacaacaagaactttgatcaatgcttcaaagtcaaagttcTTGCCACCGGGGGCAAGTGGGAGTTGTGGGAGGGAGCACAACCCCCTCCATAGATATCGAGACGAAAGAATAGGCTTTTATTTGAGTggttggagctgcttccagtcctggtctcaacagacagccATAGTACCACAGCTATCAACTCTACAGCAAATTTtcgattaaaataaaataaatttcacagctatcaactctttattaaatttacaataaaaaaaaatcattacaattcaattctataattccattttctaattttagtctaattcttttctgatttctaattttaaatctcctcttttctatcaattcataatctacaaatttccttatccataacccactcaaatattataaatatatataaaaccGACGAGAAAAAATCTtacggggctgtttcctgagaAATGACCATTTGACTAGAGTAGAATGTTATTTGGatagaattgaatttttattgatcaagatacaaaaaaaatatgattGGTTCTCAATTTGATACAACAGAGCATGCTCGATGAGcataattagaataatttttaattgcaAGTAAGATATCCAATTCTACCAATGTATTCTAATAATTTGGAACAGAATCAACTCAATATAAAGATCAAAAATGCACCTTAAACTGAGTAGCAATCCACAAAAAGAAGGTCAACAGTAATTAGATGGaattatttctaaataattaatGGAGACGAGATAATTCAAATTTACTGAATGGAAATTCAGTAGAATGACGAATAACATGAAAATAAtcttatttggaaaaaataccTAT
Coding sequences:
- the LOC111050191 gene encoding fructose-bisphosphate aldolase-like, which translates into the protein MRNYSKFPSQDIQDELETIAKSLLTPGKGILASDESVASIGKHFAKINVENNEENRLRYRHLLYSADPSISEYISGVILFHDTVYQKSECVPLIQLLKDRNIIPGIKVDKGLVPLFGTDGEFSTQGLDKLAERCEEYKQYGLHFAKWRCALKIGATTPSQQAIADVANILARYAVVCQASRLVPIVEPEVLADGKHDLCRAQKVLEVVNAAVFEALNRHGVFLEGCLLKTNMATPGRDFPRKATPEQVACATVTALLRTVPPALAGIVFLSGGQSEEEATVNLNAINKVQGRTPWTMTFSYGRALQASVLDAWKGNDNNIACAQQILLKRAMANGLASVGQYQSDSTIIDGQMSGKALFVEDHNY